In the genome of Leeuwenhoekiella sp. MAR_2009_132, one region contains:
- a CDS encoding S8 family peptidase, translating into MKRIFIAAFSAALFLNACGTAPLLTIPEENVDKLPLKISDLSEDQLKNWPMMDITMDTVPGMSVEKTYAELIKGKGTSVIVGVVDSGIDITHEDLKNVLWTNPGEIAGNGIDDDKNGYIDDVHGWNFLGDIVQEQLEKSRIVQKYDAQFKGKTLDQVPAAQKELFKTYTEAKRQVETERDELIQQKTQYDGLLAAVKTAHAAATEKFGKEDYTVEDVATLPATTAMEERNKGVLTQMLTYADTIPEFLVMLNEQLESMTDRLNNNYNLEGNYRSVLGDNPDDIKDVVYGNNNVTGPDPDAALHGTHVAGIIAAQRDNGIGMNGVANNVKIMTVRAVPDGDERDKDIALALRYAVDNGAKVINTSFGKYFATNPEWVYDAIKYAAKKDVLIVNAAGNEGIDLDMGDTVYPNDQLDNITEFADNVITVGALNYKYGGKLVASFSNFGKANVDVFAPGVQIWSTTPGNSYQFLQGTSMASPEVAGVAAMLRSYYPQFSAAQIKQIILQSGVTTNIQVSAGEEGEVVKPFSALSKTGKMVNMYNAFKMAELSK; encoded by the coding sequence ATGAAAAGAATTTTTATTGCAGCATTTAGTGCTGCACTGTTTCTAAATGCTTGCGGTACCGCACCATTACTTACCATACCGGAAGAAAATGTAGATAAACTTCCTTTAAAAATAAGTGACCTCAGCGAAGACCAATTGAAGAATTGGCCGATGATGGATATCACTATGGACACTGTGCCGGGTATGAGTGTTGAGAAAACCTATGCCGAACTTATTAAAGGCAAAGGAACTTCTGTAATTGTAGGTGTCGTCGACAGCGGTATAGATATTACGCATGAAGATCTTAAAAATGTATTGTGGACAAATCCTGGGGAAATTGCCGGTAACGGTATTGACGATGACAAAAACGGATATATTGATGACGTGCACGGATGGAATTTTCTAGGAGACATTGTTCAGGAACAATTAGAGAAAAGCAGAATCGTACAGAAATACGATGCACAGTTTAAAGGCAAAACTTTAGATCAAGTGCCTGCTGCTCAAAAAGAGCTATTTAAAACCTATACCGAGGCTAAAAGACAGGTAGAAACAGAGCGTGATGAATTAATTCAGCAAAAAACGCAATACGATGGCTTACTTGCAGCCGTAAAAACTGCTCATGCTGCTGCTACAGAAAAATTTGGGAAAGAAGATTATACTGTAGAAGATGTTGCTACATTACCCGCAACAACAGCGATGGAGGAACGCAATAAAGGTGTGCTTACTCAAATGCTAACGTATGCAGATACGATTCCAGAATTTTTAGTAATGCTTAATGAGCAACTAGAAAGCATGACAGATCGTCTTAATAACAATTACAATCTAGAGGGTAATTACCGTAGTGTTTTAGGTGATAATCCTGATGATATTAAAGATGTTGTTTATGGTAATAACAATGTAACAGGACCAGATCCTGATGCTGCTTTACACGGTACACACGTTGCCGGTATTATTGCTGCTCAACGCGATAATGGGATAGGGATGAATGGTGTTGCAAACAATGTGAAAATTATGACTGTTCGCGCGGTGCCAGATGGTGATGAGCGCGACAAGGATATCGCATTGGCTTTACGATATGCTGTTGACAATGGAGCAAAAGTAATCAATACTAGTTTTGGTAAATACTTTGCTACCAACCCGGAGTGGGTTTACGATGCAATAAAATATGCTGCAAAAAAGGATGTTCTTATCGTAAATGCTGCAGGTAATGAGGGTATAGATCTTGATATGGGTGATACGGTATATCCTAACGATCAATTAGATAATATTACCGAGTTTGCAGATAATGTGATTACGGTTGGCGCTTTAAACTATAAATACGGAGGTAAACTGGTAGCAAGCTTTTCTAACTTTGGTAAAGCTAATGTAGATGTTTTTGCTCCCGGTGTTCAAATCTGGTCAACTACACCAGGTAACTCTTATCAGTTTTTACAGGGGACTTCTATGGCTTCGCCAGAAGTTGCCGGTGTAGCTGCAATGTTGAGATCGTATTACCCTCAATTTTCTGCTGCACAAATAAAGCAGATTATTTTACAGAGTGGTGTAACTACAAACATTCAGGTTTCTGCAGGTGAAGAAGGTGAAGTGGTTAAACCATTTTCGGCGTTATCTAAAACAGGTAAAATGGTTAATATGTACAACGCCTTTAAAATGGCCGAATTATCAAAATAA
- a CDS encoding MBL fold metallo-hydrolase — protein MIIHAIDAGSFKLDGGAMFGVVPKTLWTRTNPADANNMIDIGARCLLIEHSNRLILIDTGMGDKQSDKFFGYYHPWGDATLEKSLKQKGFHPDDITDVFLTHLHFDHSGGSIKWANDGKTLIPTFKNAIYWSNADHWEWATKPNAREKASFLEENILPIKQSGQLRFVDKPQNAFSATSELDFGILFADGHTDKQMIPHIEYKDKTLVFMADLLPTAGHLPLPYVMGFDTRPLLTLGEKDTFLKEAADNNYYLWLEHDAHNPIITVEHTDKGVRLKERFKIEDVL, from the coding sequence ATGATAATACACGCAATTGACGCCGGCAGTTTTAAATTAGACGGTGGTGCTATGTTTGGTGTTGTTCCCAAAACATTATGGACACGTACAAACCCCGCAGATGCAAATAATATGATAGACATTGGTGCACGATGTCTGCTTATTGAACACAGCAATCGCCTAATACTTATAGACACGGGAATGGGAGATAAACAAAGTGATAAATTCTTTGGTTATTATCATCCCTGGGGAGATGCTACTTTAGAAAAATCATTGAAGCAAAAAGGCTTTCACCCAGATGATATTACCGATGTTTTTCTTACACATTTACACTTTGACCACAGTGGTGGCTCTATAAAATGGGCAAATGACGGCAAAACCCTGATACCTACCTTTAAGAATGCAATTTACTGGAGTAACGCAGATCATTGGGAATGGGCAACAAAACCTAATGCTCGTGAGAAAGCTTCTTTTTTAGAAGAAAACATTTTACCTATTAAACAAAGTGGTCAATTGCGATTTGTTGATAAACCTCAAAACGCTTTTTCTGCAACATCAGAACTTGATTTTGGTATTTTATTTGCAGATGGTCATACCGATAAGCAAATGATTCCGCATATAGAATACAAAGATAAAACCCTTGTTTTTATGGCAGATTTGCTTCCTACAGCAGGCCATTTACCATTGCCTTATGTAATGGGTTTTGATACAAGACCCTTGCTCACCTTAGGTGAAAAAGACACGTTTTTGAAAGAAGCCGCAGATAATAATTATTATTTATGGCTAGAGCATGATGCTCACAATCCCATAATCACAGTAGAACATACAGATAAAGGGGTTAGACTTAAAGAACGTTTTAAGATCGAAGACGTCCTGTAA
- the rnpA gene encoding ribonuclease P protein component: protein MNQTFPKKEHLKRKKLIDLLFKEGQKVSSYPLLLFYTKAPLFEEGINIQAGVSVAKRNHKLAVTRNRLKRLMREVYRKNKTDFQTNEGTFAFMFIYTGREVLTYSEIEKAMLKLISKFNTKENRPLENR, encoded by the coding sequence ATGAATCAAACTTTCCCTAAAAAAGAACATTTAAAACGTAAAAAACTCATTGATCTTCTCTTTAAAGAAGGTCAAAAAGTGAGTTCATATCCCTTGTTGCTTTTTTATACTAAAGCACCACTTTTCGAAGAAGGAATAAACATACAAGCTGGGGTTTCTGTTGCTAAGCGTAATCATAAATTAGCAGTTACCCGCAATCGCTTAAAGCGATTGATGCGAGAAGTTTATCGCAAAAATAAAACTGATTTTCAAACAAATGAGGGCACATTTGCGTTTATGTTTATTTACACGGGACGAGAAGTATTGACCTACTCAGAAATTGAAAAGGCTATGTTGAAGTTGATCTCAAAATTTAATACTAAAGAGAATCGACCTTTAGAAAATAGGTAG
- a CDS encoding cation:proton antiporter, protein MLELGGIIILGILAQWVAWKFKIPAILPLILIGLFVGPISTLFTYDGSKWIEPIWNGEVGIFPGERLFNFVSLAIGIILFEGGLTLRFSEIKNVGPVITKLIIVGSLVTFFGAGAAAYYIFDLSLRISFLFSALIIVTGPTVITPILRNIPLKKDISTILKWEGILIDPIGALVAVLVFEFISVDAGSEFTLTALEEFGKIVLFGFTFGFTFAHALALCIKRKVIPHYLLNVFTLASVLGVFILSDLFAHESGLLSVVVMGMVMGNMKLPNLKELLYFKESLSVLLISLLFILLSANIEIQDLYLVYTWKAVLLFAIVVFVLRPIGVFLSSKGSGLKFNEKLFVSWVGPRGIVAAGIASLFGLKLVDEGVAGAEYITPLVFMIVLGTVLLNATTARLFAKIVGVFLTESKGIVIIGASKASRIIAEYLMKGGRHVVLVDSNSVNIEKAKERGLEAIEDSIYSDSLMNNIELNDVGYLMALTGNGDINQYAINRFKDIFGENGAFRLITPDEMKDPQSSPEGGLFSPTDDFIRLTEVARAHPTIQEVNIDSKEMFEKLIESTRADKNSIPIFLKKESGELEILKSNIDDLEVDSYVDTKLVYLGKPFDPEKMPVKEKLVIEEPEA, encoded by the coding sequence ATGTTAGAACTGGGAGGAATCATTATATTAGGAATACTAGCACAATGGGTTGCCTGGAAGTTTAAAATTCCGGCGATTTTACCGCTTATACTTATCGGGCTTTTTGTGGGACCTATCTCTACCTTATTTACTTATGACGGTTCAAAATGGATTGAACCTATATGGAATGGTGAAGTGGGTATTTTTCCCGGAGAGCGGCTATTTAATTTTGTGTCACTGGCAATTGGGATTATTCTTTTTGAGGGAGGCCTTACACTGCGTTTTAGTGAGATAAAAAATGTAGGCCCCGTGATTACAAAGTTAATTATTGTAGGATCTTTAGTTACGTTTTTTGGAGCGGGAGCTGCTGCCTATTATATTTTTGATTTAAGTTTACGTATATCGTTTTTATTCTCTGCATTAATAATAGTTACGGGACCCACCGTGATTACACCCATTCTAAGAAATATTCCGCTTAAAAAAGATATTTCGACAATCTTAAAATGGGAAGGTATTTTAATAGATCCTATAGGAGCTCTTGTTGCCGTATTAGTATTTGAATTTATTAGTGTAGATGCCGGTAGCGAGTTTACATTAACCGCTCTTGAAGAGTTTGGTAAAATTGTACTTTTTGGCTTTACCTTCGGTTTTACTTTTGCACATGCACTGGCTTTATGTATTAAACGAAAAGTCATTCCGCATTACTTATTAAATGTATTTACACTCGCTTCTGTTTTAGGTGTTTTTATACTTTCAGACTTATTTGCGCACGAGAGCGGCCTTCTTTCTGTAGTGGTGATGGGTATGGTAATGGGTAATATGAAATTACCTAACTTAAAAGAACTTTTATATTTTAAAGAATCGCTAAGTGTACTTCTTATTTCGTTGCTGTTTATTCTACTTTCAGCAAACATAGAAATCCAAGATTTATATCTCGTTTATACCTGGAAGGCGGTATTGTTATTTGCTATTGTTGTTTTTGTGTTGCGACCTATAGGCGTATTCTTAAGCTCAAAAGGGTCTGGTCTCAAGTTTAATGAGAAACTGTTTGTAAGTTGGGTAGGCCCACGTGGTATTGTTGCTGCAGGTATTGCCTCACTCTTTGGATTAAAACTGGTAGATGAAGGTGTTGCCGGGGCAGAATATATCACGCCTCTTGTATTTATGATTGTGTTAGGAACGGTTTTATTAAACGCAACAACGGCACGTCTTTTTGCTAAAATTGTAGGTGTGTTTTTAACTGAATCTAAAGGTATAGTGATTATAGGTGCGTCTAAAGCTTCCCGAATTATTGCAGAATATTTGATGAAAGGTGGTCGTCACGTTGTACTTGTTGACAGTAACAGTGTGAATATCGAAAAAGCAAAAGAACGCGGTCTGGAAGCTATTGAAGACAGCATTTATTCAGATAGCTTAATGAATAATATAGAACTTAATGATGTAGGATATTTGATGGCACTAACCGGTAATGGTGATATAAATCAATATGCCATTAATAGATTTAAAGATATTTTTGGTGAAAATGGCGCATTTAGACTCATTACTCCAGATGAGATGAAAGATCCTCAAAGCAGTCCCGAAGGAGGTTTATTTTCACCTACAGACGATTTTATTCGCTTAACCGAAGTGGCCCGCGCACATCCCACTATTCAGGAAGTTAATATTGATTCTAAAGAGATGTTTGAGAAGTTGATAGAAAGTACCCGAGCAGATAAAAATAGTATTCCTATATTTTTGAAAAAGGAATCTGGCGAACTCGAAATTTTAAAATCTAATATAGACGATCTTGAGGTAGATTCATATGTAGATACTAAGTTGGTTTATTTAGGAAAACCATTTGATCCAGAAAAAATGCCGGTTAAAGAAAAACTGGTCATAGAAGAGCCAGAAGCATAA
- a CDS encoding M1 family metallopeptidase encodes MKRFSLLLLLVITSISCQNKDQENILPEPGISKDLANFRKGQLSDITYNLDLSIPKNLEDSIPAKLELEVTIHDTSRPLYLDFNVNEGLINRVVANGTDVSILHKNEHLIIPSENLLEGSNTFTIDFIAGEQSLNRNSDFLYTLLVPDRASTLFPCFDQPNLKANYILKITAPKEWEVLCGAPEISTSTAGDFTTHQFGKSDKMSTYLFSFVVGKFNTATQKVDELNMKMLYRETDSIKIANSLDPIFKLHAGAVDFLEAYTAQKFPFQKLDFASIPIFQYGGMEHVGAIQYKESSLFLDHTATENDKLGRAKLIAHETAHMWFGDLVTMNWFDDVWMKEVFANFMADKIVNPAFPDVNHDLLFVLNHYPGAYSEDRTQGANPIRQQLDNLKNAGSLYGGIIYHKAPIMMRQLELAVGEKKFREGIQEYIKTYANDNAVWDDLVGILDAKTTIDLNKWSDVWVNQSNRPVFTDSIVYNAQNEIKSFILSQHAEDNTDKIWPQTFKIGLVYADSTHSITATVAGAKLNLKSAQGLPKPLQIIYNYDGMGYGIFPQAEEALTQIPEITDVVARGYSYINSYENLLNGSIAPSSAFKLFKEGIKTETNALILRQITSKMESLYWTYFDDLQREAHQKELEDLVYTQLQQDLPANIKKTLFGLFNSIAYSKTGKERLYAIWDKKIEIKNLKLNEDDYTAMAMNLAVYNHENRATILKEAEASITNPDKKVRFEFLLPALAADTTTRNAFFEGLRNSKNREKESWVISALHYINHPLRQEDGLKNLETSLELLEEIQLTGDIFFPKNWLNATIGKYSSAEAYQIREAFLAAHPNLNPVLKSKLLQATDDLDRVQKMRKTIKN; translated from the coding sequence ATGAAACGCTTCTCTTTACTTCTGTTACTAGTTATTACTTCAATTTCCTGTCAAAATAAAGATCAGGAAAACATTCTTCCTGAACCCGGAATTTCAAAAGATCTGGCAAATTTTCGCAAAGGGCAATTAAGTGATATCACCTACAATTTAGATTTAAGCATCCCTAAAAATCTTGAAGATTCAATACCTGCCAAATTAGAATTAGAAGTTACAATTCACGATACTTCAAGACCGCTTTATCTGGATTTTAATGTAAATGAAGGTCTTATAAATAGGGTAGTGGCAAACGGAACAGATGTCTCTATTCTACATAAAAATGAGCATTTAATTATTCCTTCAGAAAATCTTTTAGAAGGCTCTAATACATTTACAATAGACTTTATTGCCGGTGAACAATCACTTAACCGAAATTCAGATTTTTTGTACACACTTTTAGTTCCCGATCGTGCGAGTACGTTGTTTCCCTGTTTTGATCAACCCAATCTAAAAGCAAACTACATTCTAAAAATAACCGCGCCTAAAGAATGGGAAGTCTTGTGTGGTGCACCCGAAATTAGTACTAGCACAGCAGGCGATTTTACTACACATCAATTTGGAAAATCTGATAAGATGAGTACGTATCTTTTTTCTTTTGTAGTGGGTAAATTCAACACGGCAACTCAGAAGGTTGATGAGCTCAATATGAAAATGCTGTATCGGGAAACAGACTCCATTAAAATTGCAAACAGTTTAGATCCTATTTTCAAATTACATGCAGGAGCTGTAGACTTTCTTGAAGCTTATACTGCGCAAAAGTTTCCATTTCAAAAATTAGATTTTGCTTCAATTCCTATTTTTCAATATGGTGGGATGGAGCATGTGGGCGCTATTCAGTACAAAGAATCTTCATTGTTTCTAGATCATACAGCCACTGAAAATGATAAACTGGGACGCGCAAAACTTATTGCTCACGAGACTGCGCATATGTGGTTTGGTGATTTGGTAACGATGAACTGGTTTGATGATGTTTGGATGAAAGAAGTATTTGCAAATTTTATGGCAGATAAAATTGTAAATCCTGCATTTCCCGATGTAAATCACGATTTACTTTTCGTGCTCAATCATTATCCCGGTGCTTATAGTGAAGACCGTACACAGGGTGCAAACCCCATACGACAGCAACTAGATAATCTTAAAAATGCAGGTTCTTTGTATGGCGGTATTATTTATCATAAAGCACCTATTATGATGCGCCAGTTAGAACTTGCTGTTGGAGAAAAAAAGTTTCGTGAAGGCATACAAGAGTACATAAAAACCTATGCAAATGACAATGCTGTTTGGGACGATCTGGTAGGTATACTCGATGCTAAAACCACAATAGATCTTAACAAATGGAGTGACGTCTGGGTAAATCAAAGCAATCGACCTGTATTTACAGATAGTATTGTTTATAACGCGCAGAACGAAATAAAATCATTTATACTCTCACAACATGCCGAAGATAACACAGATAAAATATGGCCTCAGACCTTTAAAATAGGACTGGTTTACGCAGATTCTACGCATAGCATTACGGCAACAGTTGCAGGTGCAAAACTTAATCTAAAGAGCGCGCAAGGTTTACCAAAACCATTACAAATCATTTATAACTATGACGGAATGGGTTATGGTATTTTTCCGCAAGCGGAAGAAGCGCTAACACAAATTCCTGAAATTACAGATGTTGTTGCCCGTGGTTATAGTTACATTAACAGTTATGAAAATTTGCTTAATGGAAGTATTGCACCATCTTCAGCTTTTAAACTGTTTAAAGAAGGAATAAAAACCGAAACAAATGCCTTAATTCTGCGTCAAATTACCAGTAAAATGGAAAGTTTATATTGGACCTATTTTGATGATTTACAACGGGAAGCTCATCAAAAAGAATTAGAAGATTTAGTGTACACCCAGCTCCAACAAGACTTACCCGCAAATATTAAAAAGACCTTATTTGGCCTGTTTAACAGTATTGCTTATTCTAAAACCGGTAAAGAAAGGTTATATGCTATTTGGGATAAGAAGATTGAAATAAAAAATCTAAAACTCAATGAGGATGATTATACCGCAATGGCTATGAATCTGGCAGTATATAATCACGAGAATAGAGCAACTATCTTAAAAGAAGCCGAAGCTTCAATTACAAACCCTGATAAAAAAGTACGTTTTGAGTTTTTGCTACCCGCATTGGCCGCAGATACCACAACTCGCAATGCATTTTTTGAAGGTTTAAGAAATTCAAAAAATAGGGAAAAAGAATCCTGGGTGATTTCTGCTTTACATTATATAAACCATCCGTTACGTCAGGAAGATGGACTCAAAAATTTAGAAACTTCGCTAGAATTGCTAGAAGAGATTCAATTAACGGGAGATATTTTCTTTCCTAAAAACTGGCTAAACGCAACAATAGGAAAGTATTCTTCTGCTGAAGCATACCAAATACGCGAGGCATTTTTAGCTGCACATCCTAACTTAAATCCGGTTTTAAAAAGCAAATTATTACAAGCTACAGATGATCTTGACCGTGTGCAAAAGATGCGTAAAACCATAAAAAACTAG
- a CDS encoding M1 family metallopeptidase: MNLKVLISLSFLSVFAFAQAQDNTSYWQQHVDYKMNVDMDVDNYTYTGTQELVYTNNSPDTLSQVFYHLYFNAFQPGSEMDVRSLNIKDPDGRVKDRISKLKPDEIGFLKVDKLSQNGTPLTYQVAGTVLEVSLAKPIAPGESTTFNMNFNGQVPVQIRRSGRDNAEGVALSMTQWYPKLAEYDFEGWHADPYIAREFHGVWGDFDVKITIDSEYTIGGTGNLQNPEIGHGYNEPGQKAVKPVKGKYTWHFVAPNVHDFAWAADPDYIHDKLTAEDGTVLHFFYKDDKEIIENWKKLQPKTADLLMYYNEHIGPYPYDQYSVIQGGDGGMEYAMCTLITGGRNLGSLIGVTAHEFAHTWFQFLMATNEQKHEWMDEGFTSYISDEAMNVVMDEQKPNPQAGNYNSYFRLATSGFEQPQTTYADRYALNAAYGASAYSKGAVFMAQLGYIIGKENLDKTIKNYYKNWHFKHPMPNDIKREAEKVSGMQLDWYLVDWTQTTNTIDYAIKNVEEVDGKTQVTLERKGLMPMPIDFYINTTDDTNEAYYIPLRMMRAEKPNPFPEMKRTQLEDWPWAMPTYTFTIDKPLSEIKAMTIDAQQLLADIDRSNNSWTQTE, encoded by the coding sequence ATGAATTTAAAAGTTCTAATAAGTCTTTCTTTTTTAAGTGTTTTTGCTTTCGCGCAGGCACAAGACAATACGTCTTACTGGCAACAACACGTTGACTACAAGATGAATGTTGATATGGATGTGGATAACTACACTTATACCGGTACACAAGAATTGGTATATACAAACAATTCTCCAGATACATTAAGTCAGGTTTTTTATCATCTTTATTTTAATGCGTTTCAACCGGGAAGTGAAATGGATGTACGCTCTCTAAACATTAAAGATCCTGACGGAAGGGTTAAAGACCGTATTTCAAAATTAAAGCCAGACGAGATAGGGTTTTTAAAAGTTGATAAACTATCTCAAAACGGAACTCCCTTAACCTATCAAGTTGCAGGGACTGTTCTTGAAGTTAGCCTGGCAAAACCTATCGCACCAGGTGAAAGCACCACTTTTAATATGAATTTTAACGGGCAGGTGCCAGTACAGATACGCAGAAGCGGTCGTGATAACGCTGAAGGTGTAGCGCTGTCTATGACGCAGTGGTATCCTAAATTAGCAGAATATGACTTTGAAGGTTGGCACGCAGACCCCTATATCGCTCGTGAATTTCACGGCGTATGGGGAGATTTTGATGTTAAAATAACGATAGATTCAGAATACACTATAGGTGGTACCGGTAACTTACAAAACCCGGAAATAGGTCACGGTTATAATGAGCCGGGTCAAAAAGCGGTTAAACCTGTAAAGGGTAAATACACCTGGCATTTTGTAGCTCCTAATGTACACGACTTTGCTTGGGCAGCAGATCCTGATTATATACACGATAAATTAACCGCAGAAGATGGTACAGTACTTCATTTTTTCTATAAAGACGATAAAGAAATCATAGAAAACTGGAAAAAACTACAACCCAAAACAGCAGATTTATTAATGTACTATAACGAGCATATAGGTCCTTATCCTTATGATCAATATTCTGTGATACAAGGTGGTGATGGTGGTATGGAGTATGCGATGTGTACATTAATTACGGGCGGAAGAAATTTAGGCAGCCTTATAGGAGTTACTGCACACGAGTTTGCACATACCTGGTTTCAGTTTTTAATGGCTACAAATGAGCAAAAACACGAGTGGATGGATGAAGGTTTTACATCCTACATCTCTGATGAAGCAATGAACGTAGTTATGGATGAACAAAAACCAAATCCGCAGGCAGGAAATTACAATTCGTATTTTAGACTCGCTACAAGCGGCTTTGAACAGCCACAGACAACCTATGCAGACCGCTATGCTTTAAATGCAGCATACGGCGCTTCTGCATATTCTAAAGGTGCTGTGTTTATGGCACAACTAGGTTATATTATAGGCAAAGAGAATCTTGATAAAACCATTAAGAACTATTACAAAAACTGGCATTTTAAACATCCTATGCCTAACGATATTAAACGTGAGGCAGAGAAGGTGAGTGGTATGCAGTTAGACTGGTATCTTGTAGACTGGACGCAAACTACAAATACAATCGACTATGCGATTAAAAATGTAGAAGAAGTAGACGGTAAAACTCAGGTAACATTAGAGCGTAAAGGCCTTATGCCAATGCCTATAGATTTTTACATCAATACTACAGATGATACCAATGAAGCCTATTACATTCCGTTGAGAATGATGCGTGCAGAAAAACCTAATCCATTTCCAGAAATGAAGCGTACGCAACTGGAAGACTGGCCATGGGCAATGCCTACGTATACATTTACGATAGACAAACCGCTTTCAGAAATTAAAGCAATGACTATAGATGCACAACAATTATTGGCAGATATAGATAGGTCAAACAACAGCTGGACACAGACTGAATAG
- a CDS encoding DUF4349 domain-containing protein produces the protein MKILGFTLLSLMYMCGSPSSEVENIGAMHIENDVYADEQPAPNLQVANIEQKIIKTGRIRFETQDLIQTRTQVLKAVEASNGYVQNENSGKDYSGNFQELELRIPTQNFQKALDLISDSVAFFDEKSISRRDVTEEFIDLEARLKAKRELEMRYLDLLKKANSVKDILEIERELSVIREEIESKQGRLNYLSKQVSYSTLTVNFYKISVENGITKSYGSKIVQAIKGGWQGISTFLLGLIYIWPFIIILMVAIFLLLRWQKRNAKKRNSSI, from the coding sequence ATGAAGATTCTAGGCTTTACGTTGCTGAGTTTAATGTATATGTGCGGTTCTCCTTCTAGCGAGGTTGAAAATATAGGAGCAATGCATATCGAAAATGATGTATATGCTGATGAGCAACCGGCTCCTAATTTGCAAGTAGCTAACATCGAACAAAAAATCATTAAAACGGGAAGAATACGCTTTGAAACGCAAGATCTGATACAAACACGCACTCAGGTTTTGAAAGCTGTAGAAGCTTCAAACGGCTATGTACAAAATGAGAATTCGGGTAAAGATTATTCTGGAAATTTTCAAGAGTTAGAACTGCGTATTCCTACTCAGAATTTTCAGAAAGCACTAGATTTAATAAGCGATAGTGTAGCTTTTTTTGATGAAAAATCTATTTCAAGACGTGATGTAACCGAAGAATTTATAGATCTAGAAGCCCGTCTTAAAGCTAAACGAGAACTAGAAATGCGTTATCTCGATTTATTGAAAAAAGCAAATTCGGTAAAAGATATTTTAGAAATAGAACGAGAACTTTCAGTAATACGAGAAGAGATTGAGTCTAAACAGGGTCGTCTAAATTACTTATCAAAACAGGTTTCGTACAGCACTTTAACCGTTAACTTTTACAAGATTTCGGTTGAAAATGGAATTACAAAATCGTACGGTTCTAAAATTGTACAGGCAATAAAAGGCGGTTGGCAGGGTATTTCTACCTTTTTACTGGGTCTCATTTATATTTGGCCGTTTATTATTATTTTAATGGTGGCTATCTTTTTATTACTAAGATGGCAAAAAAGAAATGCTAAAAAGAGAAATTCATCAATATAG